One Leishmania major strain Friedlin complete genome, chromosome 29 DNA segment encodes these proteins:
- a CDS encoding putative RNA binding protein (previous protein_id=AAZ09591.1): MKTPQMHSIVTVSPIPIDVEQQQQQSHPRRTSSSSPGTPPMSATKLRHSSGVAVPTSSQSPMSVHIPVGDGGAHAGFPGLSVGYVQSADVMQSSVMVPAKELVPRQYTQQQFRTDAIRGRSQTNYGTAGGMAGSRPMPALSVERLGEAVLMPGPPGTTACAAMAMNFVTPLSGVLDTPSTPPSSTTTPANKNFSMSECPGLISTSPVPTPVTPTEHSSTNLILYNIGPHMTEAALHTLFDPFGAVVSCAVMRDIHTGAGLGTAFVRYSEHMDACRALEAFSDRTNPVCVHESKPLVVQWARKQHDGAPAGEARKKIMKLFVRNIPLDCSIEDLEELFGAYGNVRQVTLHKDTSPVQDEAMVRLIAFVIYTEEGAAERAAREVHNTKPFASCNGIPIMIKLAESSQRRRFMKNAEATGPIVSVAGPIGFPAVRTSPMTPGMPSSPFDIAAAAQHHQHLQQQQHLTASQQGMCETHGFEASPSSYSMPVFDGTAAYAPPDPREASTGSYQGTSQRLQMSVSGGGTPASVTPLASNIVGGSPGRHHQPMPTYAGDREGRVSPHFSSFAAPMLAHSYRQAASLSLDANAAAAHGGLSAPSKSSGQNLSDGMAGAGGTGGCPSGSFLYFSSSPGDTKFTAATAASNGGSPPVSASGPWCETTGDDPNQNSSLVASTQTTRKGTEASCSPPAAGSAPPPGSLRLCSTPSMAFSSTHGSPQQSTGLHRTSPTSMTAPGVVTTNRPVSGAFVPIGVPTNAAPQSATRLSVASSGSTSDMNSTLPSNNFGSGTTPISGAAHNTESPTVRMGASESWRRAVRTHVHNTKRQNERLNVSGSPSSMPSMSASCSVPAPAASPPTAVRKGSMLSISCSEAFAPDTTPPTSPISNSTLSADQAGTKPTNTGTPSSGRMRYYNNPYSSESTKLFC, from the coding sequence atGAAGACGCCCCAGATGCATTCGATTGTGACGGTTTCGCCCATTCCCATCGATgtagagcagcagcagcagcaatcgCATCCGCGTAGGacatcctcgtcctcgcctGGCACCCCACCAATGAGCGCAACAAAGCTGCGCCATTCGTCCGGTGTAGCGGTGCCGACATCAAGCCAGTCGCCGATGTCTGTGCACATACCTGTGGGTGATGGCGGGGCCCACGCAGGTTTTCCAGGCCTGTCGGTGGGCTACGTGCAATCGGCAGATGTGATGCAGTCGTCAGTGATGGTGCCTGCCAAGGAACTGGTTCCGCGCCAgtacacgcagcagcagttccGCACGGACGCCATCCGTGGCCGTTCCCAGACTAACTACGGCACCGCTGGTGGTATGGCGGGCTCTCGCCCGATGCCGGCTCTCTCGGTAGAGCGTCTtggcgaggcggtgctgaTGCCAGGACCACCTGGCACGACAGCCTGTGCGGCAATGGCCATGAACTTTGTGACCCCGCTCTCTGGCGTGCTTGACAcaccgtcgacgccgccgtcgtctaCCACCACACCAGCCAACAAGAACTTCTCGATGAGCGAGTGTCCGGGCCTGATATCGACGTCGCCCGTACCAACGCCCGTGACGCCGACggagcacagcagcacgaaCTTGATACTCTACAACATTGGCCCCCACATGACGGAGGCTGCCTTGCACACCTTGTTCGATCCGTTTGGCGCGGTAGTGAGTTGTGCTGTGATGCGTGATATCCACACAGGTGCAGGCCTGGGCACCGCCTTTGTGCGCTATTCAGAACACATGGATGCGTGccgcgcgctggaggcctTCAGCGACCGCACGAatcctgtgtgcgtgcatgaaTCGAAACCGCTGGTGGTTCAATGGGCGCGAAAGCAGCACGACGGTGCCCCCGCCGGTGAAGCGCGCAAGAAGATCATGAAGCTGTTTGTGCGCAACATTCCCCTCGACTGCTCCATCGAGGATTTGGAGGAGCTGTTTGGGGCGTACGGCAATGTGCGCCAGGTGACGCTGCACAAGGACACGTCGCCGGTGCAGGATGAGGCGATGGTGCGGCTGATTGCGTTTGTGATCTACACCGAGGAgggcgcggcggagcgggcggCGCGGGAGGTACACAACACGAAGCCGTTTGCGTCGTGCAACGGCATCCCCATCATGATTAAGCTGGCGGAGAGTAGTCAGCGGCGACGGTTCATGAAGAACGCGGAGGCGACCGGGCCGATTGTATCGGTAGCGGGTCCGATCGGGTTCCCAGCTGTGCGTACGTCGCCCATGACGCCTGGTATGCCCAGCTCACCGTTCGACATtgctgcggccgcgcagcatcATCAGCacttgcagcagcagcagcacctaACTGCATCGCAGCAGGGTATGTGTGAGACTCATGGCTTTGAAGCATCCCCGTCATCGTACAGCATGCCCGTTTTCGATGGCACCGCTGCGTACGCGCCGCCAGATCCTCGAGAGGCATCGACAGGCAGCTACCAAGGCACGTCGCAACGCCTGCAGATGAGCGTCTCTGGCGGTGGCACTCCGGCTTCGGTGACTCCACTGGCCTCGAACATCGTGGGAGGCTCACCAGGTCGGCATCACCAGCCAATGCCGACTTACGCAGGTGATAGAGAGGGCCGTGTTAGTCCTCACTTCTCGTCGTTTGCCGCGCCGATGCTGGCGCACTCGTATCGCCAGGctgcctctctgtctcttgacgccaacgctgccgccgctcatGGTGGCCTCTCGGCCCCCTCGAAGTCAAGCGGCCAGAATTTGTCTGATGGGATGGCGGGCGCTGGCGGTACGGGCGGCTGCCCCAGCGGCAGTTTCTTGTATTTCAGTAGTAGCCCGGGCGACACAAAATTCACGGCCGCCACAGCTGCGTCTAATGGTGGGTCTCCGCCGGTGTCGGCCAGCGGCCCGTGGTGCGAGACCACCGGCGATGACCCCAATCAGAATAGCAGCCTTGTGGCGTCGACGCAGACTACCCGAAAAGGCACGGAGGCGAGCTGttctccgccagccgctggctcagcgccaccgccaggaTCGCTTCGCCTTTGCTCCACCCCGTCAATGGCATTCTCCAGCACCCATGGCAGCCCGCAGCAGAGCACTGGGCTCCACCGCACCTCTCCAACGAGCATGACTGCACCGGGTGTTGTGACGACAAACCGCCCCGTGTCCGGTGCTTTTGTGCCGATAGGTGTTCCCACGAATGCAGCTCCTCAGTCGGCTACAAGGCTGTCCGTTGCCAGCAGTGGGAGTACTTCCGACATGAACTCTACCCTACCCAGCAACAACtttggcagcggcaccacgcCTAtcagcggtgcggcgcacaACACGGAGTCGCCGACGGTGCGCATGGGTGCGTCTGAGTCGTGGCGCCGTGCTGTGCGGACACACGTGCACAACACAAAACGGCAAAATGAGCGCCTCAACGTGAGCGGCTCCCCGTCATCCATGCCGTCGATGAGTGCGAGTTGCAGCGTaccagcaccggcggcttCACCACCGACGGCAGTGCGAAAAGGGAGTATGCTCtccatcagctgcagcgaagcCTTCGCCCCTGACACCACACCGCCCACGTCGCCCATCTCAAACTCGACGCTGTCAGCTGATCAGGCTGGCACGAAGCCCACCAACACGGGTACTCCTTCATCGGGGCGGATGCGATACTACAACAATCCGTACTCCTCTGAAAGCACCAAACTCTTTTGCTGA
- a CDS encoding putative RNA binding protein (previous protein_id=AAZ09592.1) has protein sequence MTRLNSSCGSVRRNRPICESAASPEAVLPSASILPPPTREGVSPGGAYSRPDEGRSNDNVTPQTLNAVSSFVASGKTKKIASDSSRSSDSNLSQPRAAMQTNQAPATNTRSSYGAAAPRKGRSRRASAAAHVTASEESNLHNSNLFICNLDPRVSQAELETAFAEHGTILSSAVMRDIHTGESLGTAFVRMSSHDEARYTMEAMNGVHVGSRSISVQWARRSEGGPVGEARKKIMKLFVRNVPLDCTKIDLEKLFGAYGNVRQVTLHKDTSPVQDEAMVRLIAFVIYTEEGAAERAAREVHNTKPFASCNGIPIMVKLAEDLAKHYREHNHQHQQQQGESTPTAAAAKQRHRRSHSQRNNLTRIASKSPSHKQAISSGNTIMSLSSHTSSTTLSIHAGQSSGADASIADMGVSADVSLCKNYPQLTPPECNVPLLKTPLGAMTSATLPQQHRMSCVRGAAPPSAAPLSPFNALQFLATTPPNAGGRMPAVSVPPCKDATAMPFVADSQRPSLIDIPNSQAGQSFFFNRSTPQLSQYAPPQQQQHHHLQLPQLSELPINVPVTPRLYHLPAVHAVPECQDARAAVVVPNLCCEALPVQSRSMNDSQPIVAYSDRGEESDLRIVDTAPVAHPVSLRPQSNVKMASPKLPQTYRHNPYTSCSFIRVG, from the coding sequence ATGACCCGCCTCAACTCCTCTTGCGGCTCAGTGCGGAGGAACAGGCCAATTTGCGAGAGTGCCGCGTCGCCTgaagcggtgctgccgtctGCTTCTATTCTGCCACCACCTACCAGAGAGGGAGTTTCTCCTGGCGGTGCATATTCCCGCCCTGACGAAGGGCGCAGCAACGACAACGTGACCCCGCAGACACTGAATGCGGTGAGCTCATTCGTGGCAAGCGGCAAGACAAAGAAGATTGCCTCGGACAGTAGCAGGTCCAGTGACTCCAACCTTTCCCAGCCACGCGCCGCCATGCAGACGAATCAGGCGCCAGCTACGAACACACGTTCCAGCTatggcgcggcggcaccgaggAAAGGCCGCAGCAGACGCGCTTCCGCCGCGGCACATGTCACCGCCTCCGAAGAGAGCAACCTGCACAACAGCAATCTTTTTATTTGCAACTTGGACCCGAGGGTGAGCCAGGCAGAGCTCGAGACAGCGTTTGCCGAGCATGGCACCATCCTGAGCTCTGCAGTGATGCGCGACATTCACACAGGCGAGAGCCTTGGCACCGCCTTTGTGCGGATGAGCTCGCACGATGAGGCCCGATACACGATGGAGGCGATGAACGGCGTGCACGTCGGCTCTCGTTCCATCTCTGTTCAGTGGGCGAGGCGCAGTGAGGGCGGGCCAGTTGGCGAAGCGCGCAAGAAGATTATGAAGCTGTTTGTGCGCAATGTTCCCCTCGACTGTACGAAGATCGATCTAGAGAAGCTGTTTGGGGCGTACGGCAATGTGCGCCAGGTGACGCTGCACAAGGACACGTCGCCGGTGCAGGATGAGGCGATGGTGCGGCTGATTGCGTTTGTGATCTACACCGAGGAgggcgcggcggagcgggcggCGCGGGAGGTACACAACACGAAGCCGTTTGCGTCGTGCAACGGCATCCCCATCATGGTGAAGTTGGCCGAGGACCTAGCGAAGCACTACCGCGAGCACAatcaccagcaccagcagcaacaggGCGAGTCGACCCCtaccgcagctgccgccaagcagcggcaccggcgcagccACAGCCAGCGAAACAACTTGACCCGTATCGCGAGTAAGAGCCCCAGCCACAAACAGGCCATCAGCAGCGGTAACACCATCATGAGCCTGAGCAgccacaccagcagcaccacgctGAGCATCCATGCTGGTCAGTcgagcggcgccgatgcaTCGATAGCAGATATGGGTGTTTCCGCTGACGTCTCGCTCTGCAAAAATTACCCTCAGCTCACACCGCCGGAGTGCAACGTGCCACTGCTGAAAACACCGCTGGGCGCGATGACGTCAGCAACGCTTCCGCAGCAACACAGAATGAGCTGTGTgagaggcgcagctccgccctCTGCCGCCCCACTCTCTCCTTTCAACGCTCTTCAGTTTCTGGCGACAACACCGCCAAACGCTGGCGGACGGATGCCAGCGGTCAGTGTCCCACCATGTAAAGAtgcgacggcgatgccgtTCGTGGCGGACTCGCAGCGGCCCTCGCTTATCGACATTCCCAACAGCCAAGCGGGGCAGAGTTTCTTCTTCAACCGCTCGACACCGCAGCTGTCGCAGTACgcgccgcctcagcagcagcagcatcaccatCTGCAGCTTCCCCAATTGAGCGAGCTACCCATCAACGTGCCAGTGACGCCCAGGCTCTACCACTTACCGGCAGTTCACGCGGTTCCGGAGTGTCAggacgcgcgcgctgcggtaGTGGTTCCAAATCTTTGCTGCGAGGCGCTTCCGGTACAGAGCCGCTCTATGAACGATTCGCAGCCCATAGTGGCCTACTCGGACcgaggggaagagagcgacCTGCGGATTGTCGATACCGCACCGGTAGCGCATCCGGTCTCGCTGCGACCACAGTCGAACGTTAAAATGGCGTCGCCAAAGCTGCCGCAGACATACCGCCACAACCCCTACACCAGCTGCAGCTTTATTCGCGTGGGCTGA